Proteins encoded by one window of Vigna radiata var. radiata cultivar VC1973A chromosome 5, Vradiata_ver6, whole genome shotgun sequence:
- the LOC106760045 gene encoding uncharacterized protein LOC106760045, producing the protein MENMQDEKQIMVDPLSLKDSPTKQGYLETTTMLPTIITTSTSIILHPPPLQPPKPGFLSRSLPNSASSSPRFASKKKPKGESPESQCQAGNLTHKLQHFHEKVHLKKSNSCGEATAHAPSDEFDHWLSKLSALEHDKWYHDNFFKTEVVKDSPKSVKLKHVKTPDDGFKCRALCLYLPGFGAGKEKVVKTKREESEKGGKAMSRAVSLENFECGSWSSAAIPNEIEGDCTNSYFDLPIELIKCGSSEVYSPVASPFVLERDLKGILKNGSCRGSVRKSDASPRHVRFSASSASQPASPVACISPRLRKAREDFNAFLAAAQRA; encoded by the coding sequence ATGGAGAACATGCAAGATGAGAAGCAGATTATGGTGGATCCACTTTCATTGAAAGATTCTCCTACTAAACAAGGCTACCTTGAGACTACCACCATGCTTCCAACTATCATCACAACTTCAACATCCATCATTCTGCACCCTCCACCACTTCAACCTCCAAAGCCAGGATTCTTGAGCAGGAGTCTCCCAAATTCTGCAAGTTCATCACCTCGCTTTGCTTCCAAGAAGAAACCAAAAGGAGAGAGCCCGGAATCACAATGTCAAGCAGGTAACTTGACTCACAAGCTTCAGCATTTCCATGAAAAGGTGCATTTAAAGAAGAGCAATTCATGTGGTGAAGCAACAGCACATGCTCCCTCAGATGAATTTGATCACTGGTTGAGTAAACTGAGTGCATTGGAGCATGACAAGTGGTACCATGACAACTTCTTCAAAACTGAAGTTGTCAAAGACAGTCCGAAGAGTGTTAAGCTTAAGCACGTGAAAACCCCAGATGATGGATTCAAATGCAGAGCTCTTTGCCTTTATCTACCAGGCTTTGGAGCTGGTAAAGAAAAGGTGGTTAAGACAAAGAGGGAAGAATCAGAAAAGGGTGGTAAAGCAATGTCTAGGGCAGTTTCCTTGGAAAATTTTGAGTGTGGTTCATGGTCTTCCGCAGCAATACCAAATGAGATTGAAGGAGACTGCACCAACTCCTACTTTGATCTTCCAATAGAGCTGATCAAATGCGGTTCCAGTGAAGTGTACTCTCCCGTTGCTTCACCTTTTGTTCTTGAAAGAGACCTTAAAGGGATTCTGAAGAACGGTTCATGTAGAGGTAGTGTTAGAAAATCAGATGCATCACCTCGCCATGTTCGGTTTTCTGCATCTTCTGCATCACAACCTGCCTCTCCAGTAGCCTGCATCTCTCCTCGTTTGAGAAAAGCTAGAGAAGATTTTAATGCATTCCTAGCAGCAGCACAAAGGGCATGA